The DNA window GATACTACTTGATTGAGGCTGCTAACAGTGTTAAAAATCTCAATCCTGAGTACAAAGAATATTACTACAAAAAATATGGTGAAGTAACTACTCACCAGCACAAAAGAGCACTCGCACTTACATCTCGTAAATTAGTACGCCTGATTTTTAGCTTGCTGACTAAAAATCAAATCTACTCCAATGATAAAGTTGGAGAGATTCAATAAAATATTTTCCTATCCTAAACCTGTTTTTTTTTGCAAAAACCATAGGTTCTATTAAGGTTACCCTTTTTTAAACATTTCTTTTGTTTTATTTTAAAATATTATCTTGACATATTACCAGATTGCTTTTCAAAGATATCAATTATATTTTGATATTTTTCTGTATATTCAGATGCTGGCATATTATATAATTCCCCAATAACTATTTTTTCTATATTATTCCATTTTTCTTTTTCAGATAAACTTTTAACATTTATTGAAGTAGTTTTTAAATAATCCATCATATCTACAGAAGTACCCTTTCTATTTTTCCGACCATAGTATGTGGGACATATACTTACTGCTTCTATGAAAGAAAAGCCTTTATTTTTTATACCTTCTTCAGTAAGTTTTGTAATGACATTGGGATGGTATACTGTAGCTCTTCCTACATAGGTAGATCCAGCTCCTTTTGCTAAGTCACAAAGATCAAAGGCCCTATCTATATTACCATAAGGTGCTGTAGTGCCCTTGTCTCCAGTGGCTGTAGTTGGAGAATACTGACCACCAGTCATTCCATAGATATTATTATTAAAAACGATCGTAGTAATATCTATATTTCTTCTCGCTGCATGTATAAGGTGATTGCCTCCTATAGCAGAAGAATCTCCATCTCCAGTAAGTACTATAACATCTAAATTTGGATTTGCCATTTTAATTCCTGTGGCAAAGGCTAGAGCTCTACCATGAGTAGTATGCAAAGTATTGAAATCTAAATAACCTGGTGCCCTTGAAGAACAACCGATACCTGAAACTATACATACATTATTTTTATCTAACCCTAAATTATCTATTGCCCTTATAACAGAGTGCATTATAATACCATGACCACATCCAGGACACCATATATGGGGCAATTTATCCATTCTAAAATACTTTTTAATCAATTGGTTAGGCATTTTTATATACCTCCTTAACCTTAGAGATTATTTCATCTGGATGAATTAATTTACCATTTACTCTACCATATCTAAATATATCACAATATTTAGAGGCCACTCTCTCTACTTCTAATACATATTGCCCAAGGTTCATTTCTACTACTAGTATTTTTTTGAATTTTTTTCCTAATTGAATCACTTTATTCTCCATAAAAGGCCAAATAGTAATAGGTCTAAATAGCCCAACTTTAATACCTTGTTCTCTAAGGCAGTCTATAGCACTTTTGGCAGAACGAGCAGTACCACCATACGATATAATTGCTAATTCTGCATCATCTAATCTATATTCCTCATACAATGAAATATCATCTATATTTTTTTCTAACTTATAAACGAGTCTCTCAATTAATTTTTCCGCTTCCTCTTTATTATTTGTAGGAAAACCT is part of the Clostridiisalibacter paucivorans DSM 22131 genome and encodes:
- a CDS encoding 2-oxoacid:ferredoxin oxidoreductase subunit beta → MPNQLIKKYFRMDKLPHIWCPGCGHGIIMHSVIRAIDNLGLDKNNVCIVSGIGCSSRAPGYLDFNTLHTTHGRALAFATGIKMANPNLDVIVLTGDGDSSAIGGNHLIHAARRNIDITTIVFNNNIYGMTGGQYSPTTATGDKGTTAPYGNIDRAFDLCDLAKGAGSTYVGRATVYHPNVITKLTEEGIKNKGFSFIEAVSICPTYYGRKNRKGTSVDMMDYLKTTSINVKSLSEKEKWNNIEKIVIGELYNMPASEYTEKYQNIIDIFEKQSGNMSR